A window of Planctomycetota bacterium genomic DNA:
TCCGATGTCTAAACTGCGACCGAATTGCCCCTAACCGCTCACAACACCGAATTCCCACCACCTTGGCCTTCGATCAACGCACCATCCTGGTTCTCTTCGCCCTGGTCTTCGGCATGTCCGTGACCTACGGCGTGTTGCGTTTCCTGGAGCCCGGCCAAGTGCCCCCGCTATCGGGGCTGACGCTGATGAGCGTGGAACGCACCCCCACCGAGCGGCCCGAGGACAAACTCTTCGCCACCGAAGAGGAACTGGGCTGGCAAGTCATCGTGATTCACGACAGCCAGCAACCCGTCGGCAGCTACGACACCATCGATCGAGCCCACCGCCGTACCGGCAAAAACGGCTGCGGCTACCACTTTGTGGTCGGCAACGGCACCGACACGGAAGATGGCCGGATCGAAGTCGGCTACCGTTGGAAATATCAGCAAGTCGGCGA
This region includes:
- a CDS encoding peptidoglycan recognition family protein, producing MAFDQRTILVLFALVFGMSVTYGVLRFLEPGQVPPLSGLTLMSVERTPTERPEDKLFATEEELGWQVIVIHDSQQPVGSYDTIDRAHRRTGKNGCGYHFVVGNGTDTEDGRIEVGYRWKYQQVGDFFEGPEAEAFNRRFRTIGICLIGDLDDAPMTESQERELVWLVRQLSERYGIPADRVFVDAGSDGDGSAKHFPYAAFRDQITLGSSVPVAQAY